A single window of Pseudophryne corroboree isolate aPseCor3 chromosome 5, aPseCor3.hap2, whole genome shotgun sequence DNA harbors:
- the LOC134929340 gene encoding uncharacterized protein LOC134929340 yields the protein MQVVADVQEGQNPSTVQRVHTLASEITTRQDTYTNVVGGRLDNIERTMEKMSNSLLEMQKTLSDSTATILQVRMQDHRETMDVLHILAESMGRLVENTTCLAHSNTNMSESHRQSSSSQQLIATTLQMIYDKLPEPAHQHAGDPPFPPSQATRTPRTLPQVPSQYRQSQMYQGYTGMYPTHQMPPPPAATSTAAWAQRPSQRTTMPPRTSTPHTQEEHQDLDRLPP from the coding sequence atgcaagtggtggcagacgtccaggaagggcagaatccctcaactgttcagagggttcacacacTGGCATCGGAGATTACTACCcgccaggatacatacacaaatgtcgtgggaggcagactggacaacattgagaggacaatggagaaaatgtcaaacagtctgcttgaaatgcagaagactctttccgacagcacggccacaatactacaggtcagaatgcaagatcatagggagactatggacgtccttcacattctggccgaatccatgGGCCGGCTCGTGGAGAACACAACATGTCTGGCACACAGCAAtaccaacatgtcggagagccatcgacaatcctcatccagccaacagctcatcgcaaccacactgcagatgatctatgacaagctcccagaaccagctcatcaacacgctggtgatccaccatttccgccgtcacaagccacaaggacgcctcgtacccttccgcaagtaccatcccagtacagacagtcacagatgtaccagggatatacagggatgtaccccacccaccagatgcctccaccaccggccgccacatctacagccgcatgggcacagaggcccagtcaacGTACTACCATGCCTCCTAGGACATCGACACCccacactcaggaggaacaccaggatctggacagacttccaccataa